A single window of Colletes latitarsis isolate SP2378_abdomen chromosome 11, iyColLati1, whole genome shotgun sequence DNA harbors:
- the LOC143348062 gene encoding putative oligoribonuclease: MNFAHSLRQTTNCLQSIVSNSQRAASSTSNVLKNNKKHIVWIDMEMTGLDVETCHILEIACLITNKDLKVISKDLNIVIHQPNEILQNMNDWCTENHEKTGLITESRLSKTTVQDAEQIVLKYLQTYVEEGTCPLAGSSVYMDRIFLSKYMPSINNYLNYKIIDTSTLKELILMWDLNVPELKKMHCHRALPDIKESIKQLENYKKYLFNL; encoded by the exons ATGAATTTTGCACATAGTTTAAGACAAACAACAAACTGTCTTCAGTCAATTGTTTCTAATTCTCAAAGGG CTGCTTCATCCACATCAAATGTGTTGAAAAATAATAAGAAGCATATTGTGTGGATAGATATGGAA atgactggACTTGATGTAGAAACATGTCATATTTTGGAAATAGCATGTTTAATTACAAATAAAGATTTAAAAGTTATAAGCAAAGATTTGAATATAGTTATACATCAACCAAATGAGATATTACAAAATATGAATGACTGGTGTACTGAAAATCATGagaaa ACAGGATTAATCACTGAGTCACGTTTGAGTAAAACTACTGTACAAGATGCCGAACAAATTGTACTGAAATATTTACAGACATACGTAGAAGAAGGAACTTGTCCACTTGCAGGAAGTTCAGTCTACATGGATCGTATATTTTTGTCAAAATATATGCCATccattaataactatttaaattacaaaatcatAGACACTTCAACTCTTAAAGAATTAATTTT aatGTGGGATTTAAATGTTCCGGAACTGAAAAAAATGCACTGCCATAGAGCATTGCCAGACATAAAGGAAAGTATAAaacaattagaaaattataaaaaatatctaTTTAATTTGTAA
- the LOC143348043 gene encoding uncharacterized protein LOC143348043 isoform X2 has translation MVIQRIAILVLLITQVLSAPSGCIESCGFYTKQFQTGSQTPGNIQGYNGLTQTATRLQGLDYSRPGTWSEHNDYNTDNGNGKVHEEHGQIVDGPKTVRYYKKNYSSSYSTGNTYGAGLPEIEHQNNYGHGIRVSNTGESFNSQQAYNQIGNIESSAQQREYNRIQSQQHTQSSVRRANTQSERLEDFGEYGGSSQGVQDASDLTTQISQKTYSNGQPRNWSKVDSYGTDGGHGQVFEEEGQYVSGPKKVRYYKRNYTSSSGLTSSIPISEVTNTGVENINREIEKFHREIGKEFNQISSTRNTASSNIAQTNIGMHELASDNRYSNTHRSQIDHGSSLSTHHNNEQHLTDTASKPYINPSQNTYGANSFSMYERHEGYVSKLQPSTQFINPTPGYTNVLSTGNSGYNRNTYSKGIMQQQTDNMQETQLLDSHQSRFNRDQITDDDMRQNIYSQNRHINSGMPGRVSHYKEHWSSSHTKEASVPQYSPDISHTNEQGALYNNRYRENSFNSAHQTTLEKLRTGEFELSQMGNHADCAQGTTNHAHTDSQLHRKYKRSTNSNPYSYMQQSDEFDDLTQRTSRKPKLVQESQQLHYPWRPSMNTQQSEDLTQQTGEFDDLTQQTSGKLQFGPESQDSYQPRRPSTGNQETEDWTQQTGEFDDLTQQTSGKLEFGPQSQDSYQPRRPSTGNQETEDWTQQTGEFDDLTQQTSGKLEFGPSSRDSYQPRRPSTGNQQTEDLTQQTGEFDDLTQQTSGKLEFGPPSRDSYQPRRPSTNTQQTEDLTQQTGEFDDLTQQTSGKLEFGPSSRDSYLPRRPSTNTQQTEDLTQQTGEFDDLTQQTSEKLEFGQQSMKHNPYFLNSDRSRESVNMQNSEFNTQSNENFPVVGVNGNIPVEQQVSSAPLPKPAGKPKPRSRYSRIGALSNIQNMHNSDNQQPSHPDANIYELPPNVVTEIDVNKVRDKNIRGDQNANNFMDTSTSKHLNQAAADKTHSIEEAYVDSVNSLHKSNDATVGLQWHYTYHPSDQRQFIQQTDQRDKGHLQQQSSSLESQQSDHSFDQQETQNIYQQSSIFDNEESEISQKYQDKSDNIKKQSELEFSQQTASEIDNEQHVQSSETKLQLEPRIIEVYGGGPYDASHNDDIYSGITVNPSATLLPINNVDPWDIHEKPREMIGIVNEVTSTPMSVIPLNENHETTHAPSFWSKLGSQITTTFGKAKEKAKNIFG, from the exons ATGGTGATACAAAGAATTGCCATTTTAGTGCTATTAATAACACAAGTATTATCTGCACCAAGTGGATGTATAGAATCCTGTGGTTTTTATACCAAGCAATTTCAAACTGGTTCACAAACACCTGGTAACATTCAAGGTTACAATGGTTTAACACAGACTGCAACACGTTTACAAGGACTTGACTATTCCAGACCTGGTACTTGGTCTGAACACAATGACTATAATACGGATAATGGAAATGGAAAAGTACATGAAGAACATGGTCAGATTGTTGATGGTCCTAAGACAGTAAGATACTACAAGAAGAATTATTCATCTTCTTACAGTACAGGAAATACCTATGGTGCAGGATTACCAGAAATTGAACATCAAAATAATTATGGACATGGTATTCGTGTATCTAATACAGGAGAGAGTTTTAATTCTCAACAAGCATACAATCAAATAGGTAATATTGAATCAAGTGCACAACAACGTGAATATAATAGAATACAAAGTCAACAACATACACAATCATCAGTCAGAAGAGCTAATACTCAAAGTGAGAGGCTTGAAGATTTTGGAGAATATGGTGGAAGCTCACAAGGAGTACAAGATGCATCAGATTTGACTACTCAAATTTCTCAAAAAACTTATTCTAATGGACAACCTAGAAATTGGAGCAAAGTGGATTCATATGGAACTGATGGAGGTCATGGACAAGTGTTTGAAGAAGAAGGTCAATATGTATCAGGACCTAAGAAAGTCCGttattataaaagaaattaCACTTCTAGTTCTGGCTTAACTAGCAGTATTCCAATATCTGAAGTGACTAATACTGGAgtagaaaatataaatagagaaatagaaaaattccatAGAGAAATTGGGAAAGAATTTAATCAGATATCTAGTACAAGAAATACGGCATCTAGTAATATTGCACAAACAAATATTGGTATGCATGAATTGGCCAGTGATAATCGTTATAGTAATACTCATAGGAGTCAAATAGACCATGGAAGCAGTTTATCTACACATCATAATAACGAACAACATTTAACAGATACTGCCTCCAAACCATATATAAATCCATCTCAGAATACTTATGGTGCTAATAGTTTCAGCATGTATGAAAGACATGAAGGATATGTATCAAAATTACAACCATCTACACAATTTATAAATCCTACACCAGGATATACAAATGTACTTAGTACTGGAAATAGTGGTTATAATAGAAATACATATAGCAAAGGAATAATGCAACAACAAACAGACAACATGCAAGAGACACAACTTTTGGATAGTCATCAATCAAGATTTAATCGTGATCAAATCACTGATGATGACATGAGGCAAAATATTTATAGTCAAAACAGACACATAAATTCAGGTATGCCAGGGCGAGTTTCACATTATAAAGAACACTGGAGTTCTAGTCATACAAAAGAAGCATCAGTTCCACAATATTCTCCAGATATTTCACATACTAATGAGCAGGGTGCATTGTACAACAATAGATATAGAGAAAACAGTTTTAACTCTGCACATCAAACAACATTAGAAAAACTAAGAACTGGAGAGTTTGAATTAAGTCAAATGGGAAATCACGCTGACTGTGCACAAGGAACAACTAACCATGCTCACACAGATTCACAATTACATAGAAAATACAAACGGAGTACAAACTCTAATCCATATAGTTATATGCAACAATCTGATGAATTTGATGACCTAACTCAACGAACATCTAGGAAACCTAAACTTGTACAGGAGTCACAGCAGTTACACTATCCTTGGAGACCAAGTATGAATACACAGCAATCAGAAGATTTGACACAGCAAACAGGTGAATTTGATGATCTAACACAACAGACTTCTGGGAAGCTACAATTTGGACCAGAGTCACAAGATTCCTATCAACCTCGTAGACCAAGTACTGGTAACCAGGAAACAGAAGATTGGACACAGCAAACAGGTGAATTTGATGATTTAACTCAACAGACTTCTGGGAAGCTTGAATTTGGACCACAGTCACAAGATTCTTATCAACCTCGTAGACCAAGTACTGGTAACCAGGAAACAGAAGATTGGACACAGCAAACAGGTGAATTTGATGATCTAACTCAACAAACATCTGGGAAGCTTGAATTTGGACCATCATCACGAGATTCCTATCAACCTCGTAGACCAAGTACTGGTAACCAGCAAACAGAAGATTTAACACAGCAAACAGGTGAATTTGATGATCTAACTCAACAAACATCTGGGAAGCTTGAATTTGGGCCACCATCACGAGATTCCTATCAACCTCGAAGGCCAAGTACTAATACTCAGCAAACAGAAGATTTGACACAGCAAACAGGTGAATTTGATGACCTAACTCAACAAACATCTGGGAAGCTTGAATTTGGACCATCATCACGAGATTCTTATCTACCTCGAAGGCCAAGTACTAATACTCAGCAAACAGAAGATTTGACACAGCAAACAG GTGAATTTGATGACCTAACTCAACAAACATCTGAGAAGCTTGAATTTGGACAGCAGTCAATGAAGCACAATCCATACTTTTTAAATTCTGATAGATCCCGAGAATCAGTAAATATGCAGAATTCAGAATTTAATACTCAAAGTAATGAAAATTTTCCTGTAGTGGGTGTAAATGGCaatatacctgtagaacagcaagTGTCTAGTGCACCACTTCCCAAACCAGCAGGGAAACCAAAACCAAGGTCAAGATATTCAAGAATTGGTGCATTAAGCAACATACAAAATATGCATAATTCTGATAATCAACAACCTTCCCATCCTGATGCTAACATTTATGAATTACCACCAAATGTTGTAACTGAGATTGATGTAAATAAGGTTAGGGATAAAAATATTAGAGGtgatcaaaatgcaaacaattttATGGACACAAGTACTTCTAAACATTTAAATCAAGCAGCTGCTGATAAGACACACAGTATTGAAGAGGCATATGTGGATTCAGTTAACTCATTACATAAATCTAATGATGCAACTGTAGGTTTACAGTGGCATTACACATATCACCCTAGTGATCAAAGACAATTTATACAACAAACAGATCAAAGGGATAAAGGGCATTTACAGCAGCAATCAAGCAGTCTAGAGTCCCAACAGTCCGATCATAGTTTTGATCAACAAGAAACACAAAATATATATCAACAGTCATCTATTTTTGACAATGAAGAATCAGAGATATCTCAAAAATATCAAGACAAATCtgacaatattaaaaaacaaagtGAATTAGAATTTAGTCAACAAACAGCAAGTGAAATTGATAATGAACAACATGTTCAAAGCAGTGAAACTAAGCTTCAGTTAGAACCAAGAATTATAGAAGTTTACGGAGGTGGACCGTATGATGCATCTCACAACGATGATATATATAGTGGAATAACAGTAAATCCCAGTGCTACACTACTACCAATTAATAATGTTGATCCATGGGATATTCATGAAAAACCAAGAGAAATGATAGGAATAGTTAATGAAGTAACATCTACACCAATGTCTGTAATACCTTTAAATGAAAATCATGAGACAACGCATGCACCATCTTTTTGGTCAAAACTTGGTAGTCAAAtaacaactacttttggtaaagcTAAAGAAAAAGCTAAAAATATCTTTGGATAA
- the LOC143348043 gene encoding uncharacterized protein LOC143348043 isoform X1: MVIQRIAILVLLITQVLSAPSGCIESCGFYTKQFQTGSQTPGNIQGYNGLTQTATRLQGLDYSRPGTWSEHNDYNTDNGNGKVHEEHGQIVDGPKTVRYYKKNYSSSYSTGNTYGAGLPEIEHQNNYGHGIRVSNTGESFNSQQAYNQIGNIESSAQQREYNRIQSQQHTQSSVRRANTQSERLEDFGEYGGSSQGVQDASDLTTQISQKTYSNGQPRNWSKVDSYGTDGGHGQVFEEEGQYVSGPKKVRYYKRNYTSSSGLTSSIPISEVTNTGVENINREIEKFHREIGKEFNQISSTRNTASSNIAQTNIGMHELASDNRYSNTHRSQIDHGSSLSTHHNNEQHLTDTASKPYINPSQNTYGANSFSMYERHEGYVSKLQPSTQFINPTPGYTNVLSTGNSGYNRNTYSKGIMQQQTDNMQETQLLDSHQSRFNRDQITDDDMRQNIYSQNRHINSGMPGRVSHYKEHWSSSHTKEASVPQYSPDISHTNEQGALYNNRYRENSFNSAHQTTLEKLRTGEFELSQMGNHADCAQGTTNHAHTDSQLHRKYKRSTNSNPYSYMQQSDEFDDLTQRTSRKPKLVQESQQLHYPWRPSMNTQQSEDLTQQTGEFDDLTQQTSGKLQFGPESQDSYQPRRPSTGNQETEDWTQQTGEFDDLTQQTSGKLEFGPQSQDSYQPRRPSTGNQETEDWTQQTGEFDDLTQQTSGKLEFGPSSRDSYQPRRPSTGNQQTEDLTQQTGEFDDLTQQTSGKLEFGPPSRDSYQPRRPSTNTQQTEDLTQQTGEFDDLTQQTSGKLEFGPSSRDSYLPRRPSTNTQQTEDLTQQTGEFDDLTQQTSGKLEFGPSPRDSYQPRRPSTGNQQTEDLSQQTGEFDDLTQQTSGKLEFGPSPRDSYQPRRPSIGNQQTEDLSQQTGEFDDLTQQTSGKLEFGPSSRDSYQPRRPSTGNQQTEDLTQQTGEFDDLTQQTSGKLEFGPSSRDSYQPRRPSIGNQQTEDLSQQTGEFDDLTQQTSGKLEFGPSSRDSYQPRRPSTGNQQTEDLSQQTGEFDDLTQQTSGKLEFGPSSRDSYQPRRPSIGNQQTEDLSQQTSEFDDLTQQTSGKLEFGPSSRDSYQPRRPSTGNQQTEDLSQQTGEFDDLTQQTSEKLEFGQQSMKHNPYFLNSDRSRESVNMQNSEFNTQSNENFPVVGVNGNIPVEQQVSSAPLPKPAGKPKPRSRYSRIGALSNIQNMHNSDNQQPSHPDANIYELPPNVVTEIDVNKVRDKNIRGDQNANNFMDTSTSKHLNQAAADKTHSIEEAYVDSVNSLHKSNDATVGLQWHYTYHPSDQRQFIQQTDQRDKGHLQQQSSSLESQQSDHSFDQQETQNIYQQSSIFDNEESEISQKYQDKSDNIKKQSELEFSQQTASEIDNEQHVQSSETKLQLEPRIIEVYGGGPYDASHNDDIYSGITVNPSATLLPINNVDPWDIHEKPREMIGIVNEVTSTPMSVIPLNENHETTHAPSFWSKLGSQITTTFGKAKEKAKNIFG, translated from the coding sequence ATGGTGATACAAAGAATTGCCATTTTAGTGCTATTAATAACACAAGTATTATCTGCACCAAGTGGATGTATAGAATCCTGTGGTTTTTATACCAAGCAATTTCAAACTGGTTCACAAACACCTGGTAACATTCAAGGTTACAATGGTTTAACACAGACTGCAACACGTTTACAAGGACTTGACTATTCCAGACCTGGTACTTGGTCTGAACACAATGACTATAATACGGATAATGGAAATGGAAAAGTACATGAAGAACATGGTCAGATTGTTGATGGTCCTAAGACAGTAAGATACTACAAGAAGAATTATTCATCTTCTTACAGTACAGGAAATACCTATGGTGCAGGATTACCAGAAATTGAACATCAAAATAATTATGGACATGGTATTCGTGTATCTAATACAGGAGAGAGTTTTAATTCTCAACAAGCATACAATCAAATAGGTAATATTGAATCAAGTGCACAACAACGTGAATATAATAGAATACAAAGTCAACAACATACACAATCATCAGTCAGAAGAGCTAATACTCAAAGTGAGAGGCTTGAAGATTTTGGAGAATATGGTGGAAGCTCACAAGGAGTACAAGATGCATCAGATTTGACTACTCAAATTTCTCAAAAAACTTATTCTAATGGACAACCTAGAAATTGGAGCAAAGTGGATTCATATGGAACTGATGGAGGTCATGGACAAGTGTTTGAAGAAGAAGGTCAATATGTATCAGGACCTAAGAAAGTCCGttattataaaagaaattaCACTTCTAGTTCTGGCTTAACTAGCAGTATTCCAATATCTGAAGTGACTAATACTGGAgtagaaaatataaatagagaaatagaaaaattccatAGAGAAATTGGGAAAGAATTTAATCAGATATCTAGTACAAGAAATACGGCATCTAGTAATATTGCACAAACAAATATTGGTATGCATGAATTGGCCAGTGATAATCGTTATAGTAATACTCATAGGAGTCAAATAGACCATGGAAGCAGTTTATCTACACATCATAATAACGAACAACATTTAACAGATACTGCCTCCAAACCATATATAAATCCATCTCAGAATACTTATGGTGCTAATAGTTTCAGCATGTATGAAAGACATGAAGGATATGTATCAAAATTACAACCATCTACACAATTTATAAATCCTACACCAGGATATACAAATGTACTTAGTACTGGAAATAGTGGTTATAATAGAAATACATATAGCAAAGGAATAATGCAACAACAAACAGACAACATGCAAGAGACACAACTTTTGGATAGTCATCAATCAAGATTTAATCGTGATCAAATCACTGATGATGACATGAGGCAAAATATTTATAGTCAAAACAGACACATAAATTCAGGTATGCCAGGGCGAGTTTCACATTATAAAGAACACTGGAGTTCTAGTCATACAAAAGAAGCATCAGTTCCACAATATTCTCCAGATATTTCACATACTAATGAGCAGGGTGCATTGTACAACAATAGATATAGAGAAAACAGTTTTAACTCTGCACATCAAACAACATTAGAAAAACTAAGAACTGGAGAGTTTGAATTAAGTCAAATGGGAAATCACGCTGACTGTGCACAAGGAACAACTAACCATGCTCACACAGATTCACAATTACATAGAAAATACAAACGGAGTACAAACTCTAATCCATATAGTTATATGCAACAATCTGATGAATTTGATGACCTAACTCAACGAACATCTAGGAAACCTAAACTTGTACAGGAGTCACAGCAGTTACACTATCCTTGGAGACCAAGTATGAATACACAGCAATCAGAAGATTTGACACAGCAAACAGGTGAATTTGATGATCTAACACAACAGACTTCTGGGAAGCTACAATTTGGACCAGAGTCACAAGATTCCTATCAACCTCGTAGACCAAGTACTGGTAACCAGGAAACAGAAGATTGGACACAGCAAACAGGTGAATTTGATGATTTAACTCAACAGACTTCTGGGAAGCTTGAATTTGGACCACAGTCACAAGATTCTTATCAACCTCGTAGACCAAGTACTGGTAACCAGGAAACAGAAGATTGGACACAGCAAACAGGTGAATTTGATGATCTAACTCAACAAACATCTGGGAAGCTTGAATTTGGACCATCATCACGAGATTCCTATCAACCTCGTAGACCAAGTACTGGTAACCAGCAAACAGAAGATTTAACACAGCAAACAGGTGAATTTGATGATCTAACTCAACAAACATCTGGGAAGCTTGAATTTGGGCCACCATCACGAGATTCCTATCAACCTCGAAGGCCAAGTACTAATACTCAGCAAACAGAAGATTTGACACAGCAAACAGGTGAATTTGATGACCTAACTCAACAAACATCTGGGAAGCTTGAATTTGGACCATCATCACGAGATTCTTATCTACCTCGAAGGCCAAGTACTAATACTCAGCAAACAGAAGATTTGACACAGCAAACAGGTGAATTTGATGATCTAACTCAACAAACATCTGGGAAGCTTGAATTTGGACCATCACCACGAGATTCCTATCAACCTCGTAGACCAAGTACTGGTAACCAGCAAACAGAAGATTTGTCACAGCAAACAGGTGAATTTGATGATCTAACTCAACAAACATCTGGGAAGCTTGAATTTGGACCATCACCACGAGATTCCTATCAACCTCGTAGACCAAGTATTGGTAACCAGCAAACAGAAGATTTGTCACAGCAAACAGGTGAATTTGATGATCTAACTCAACAAACATCTGGGAAGCTTGAATTTGGACCATCATCACGAGATTCCTATCAACCTCGTAGACCAAGTACTGGTAACCAGCAAACAGAAGATTTAACACAGCAAACAGGTGAATTTGATGATCTAACTCAACAAACATCTGGGAAGCTTGAATTTGGACCATCATCACGAGATTCCTATCAACCTCGTAGACCAAGTATTGGTAACCAGCAAACCGAAGATTTGTCACAGCAAACAGGTGAATTTGATGATCTAACTCAACAAACATCTGGGAAGCTTGAATTTGGACCATCATCACGAGATTCCTATCAACCTCGTAGACCAAGTACTGGTAACCAGCAAACAGAAGATTTGTCACAGCAAACAGGTGAATTTGATGATCTAACTCAACAAACATCTGGGAAGCTTGAATTTGGACCATCATCACGAGATTCCTATCAACCTCGTAGACCAAGTATTGGTAACCAGCAAACAGAAGATTTGTCACAGCAAACAAGTGAATTTGATGATCTAACTCAACAAACATCTGGGAAGCTTGAATTTGGACCATCATCACGAGATTCCTATCAACCTCGTAGACCAAGTACTGGTAACCAGCAAACAGAAGATTTGTCACAGCAAACAGGTGAATTTGATGACCTAACTCAACAAACATCTGAGAAGCTTGAATTTGGACAGCAGTCAATGAAGCACAATCCATACTTTTTAAATTCTGATAGATCCCGAGAATCAGTAAATATGCAGAATTCAGAATTTAATACTCAAAGTAATGAAAATTTTCCTGTAGTGGGTGTAAATGGCaatatacctgtagaacagcaagTGTCTAGTGCACCACTTCCCAAACCAGCAGGGAAACCAAAACCAAGGTCAAGATATTCAAGAATTGGTGCATTAAGCAACATACAAAATATGCATAATTCTGATAATCAACAACCTTCCCATCCTGATGCTAACATTTATGAATTACCACCAAATGTTGTAACTGAGATTGATGTAAATAAGGTTAGGGATAAAAATATTAGAGGtgatcaaaatgcaaacaattttATGGACACAAGTACTTCTAAACATTTAAATCAAGCAGCTGCTGATAAGACACACAGTATTGAAGAGGCATATGTGGATTCAGTTAACTCATTACATAAATCTAATGATGCAACTGTAGGTTTACAGTGGCATTACACATATCACCCTAGTGATCAAAGACAATTTATACAACAAACAGATCAAAGGGATAAAGGGCATTTACAGCAGCAATCAAGCAGTCTAGAGTCCCAACAGTCCGATCATAGTTTTGATCAACAAGAAACACAAAATATATATCAACAGTCATCTATTTTTGACAATGAAGAATCAGAGATATCTCAAAAATATCAAGACAAATCtgacaatattaaaaaacaaagtGAATTAGAATTTAGTCAACAAACAGCAAGTGAAATTGATAATGAACAACATGTTCAAAGCAGTGAAACTAAGCTTCAGTTAGAACCAAGAATTATAGAAGTTTACGGAGGTGGACCGTATGATGCATCTCACAACGATGATATATATAGTGGAATAACAGTAAATCCCAGTGCTACACTACTACCAATTAATAATGTTGATCCATGGGATATTCATGAAAAACCAAGAGAAATGATAGGAATAGTTAATGAAGTAACATCTACACCAATGTCTGTAATACCTTTAAATGAAAATCATGAGACAACGCATGCACCATCTTTTTGGTCAAAACTTGGTAGTCAAAtaacaactacttttggtaaagcTAAAGAAAAAGCTAAAAATATCTTTGGATAA